The Vigna angularis cultivar LongXiaoDou No.4 chromosome 6, ASM1680809v1, whole genome shotgun sequence genome contains the following window.
ACCGACTGCTGATAATTTCCACTCTCAATATCTTTTCGATCATCCAAATTGTCTTCTCCCGAAGCTCCTCAGATCTAACTTCAGTAAAAAGAGTGGTAAGAGCATCAACTGCACCCAAATGTTCAAGCTCATCAACAACTCTTTTAAAACTGCGAGATGTGTGATCTAGTAGTAGTAGAGTAGAAAGTGCATCCACTGCAGCTAGTTGAACATCGGTGTCACTGTCATTGAGGATATTAACCAGGGGTTTGATACAGTTGCTCTTGAGTAGGCACAATTGACTATCTTCATGGCACGGACGGTTGTGAATTGGACAGGTGGAAGGTTGACTAGAGGCTCTCCCGCACACAAGCACAAGGGAGGAACAGAATCCACTGGAAGATGGTGGTTTAGAATCCCTAGCAGTATCTGACCTTCCAAATTCAGACAAGTTTTTCAATCCGATGGCAGCTAGTCGTTTTACCTTTGGTTTTGAACTATAATCTAGCTGCTCGCAGAAAATGGCCATAAGGTGATTTTCTCTAATTATATTAAGAGTTTCTTGATCAAGGTTCCTAGTGAAGTGAAGCAAGAGACCTATAAGACCTTCCTGCATGCCTGCTGCAGTCTGAGAAGACCTTGCATTGGAAACACGCAGCTGATTCTTGAGAGTAACAGCAGTCCATTCCACAAAATTACCTCCTAAAAGTGTCCGTATTTCATCTTCTGAGAGGGAAATATTGGCAAGTATCTGTGCTGCATCTGATCTCTCATCACTTGTAGATTGGTTATTTAACAGTTTTTCTTTGAGTATAGTAAGCTTGTTTGAAAGTCTCAACTCATTTGCAATGTATTGACTAAACCATTCAGATAGTAGCCTTGTAAGCTTAAAAGCAAACACTCTATGTTCAACTTCTAGATGTTCCAGAAATGGTATAATCGTTCCAAAGCCACCCTTAGACGTGATATGGCTTGCTACTAACTCTACATAGGAGAAACAAATGTACAAAATATCATTAACCATTATGTCAGTGTGAAGATGGATCCTTCTACTCCACATAGCAAAACAATACAAGCGAACCCCCACCACCAAAGCAGGATGACTATCATTACATATACCATTTGTTAAACCAATCTCATCTAAAACTATTTTACATACGAAAAAGAAAATCACGgagaaaaattattaatcattatctagaaaacgaaaataacagaaaaaaaagatCAATAATTACAAGAAACTAGAACTATGGACCCTATATAACTTCAAATATTTGGGTTTGTCGAAACTATTACTTCAAGAAATGTGAGATTTTTGCAAAAGTTTTCTAGCATAAAATTCTAATAGTTACTACAGTTATTTTGAGTTTTGACTTTAACAAATCAAAACGACTAAAATGCACCCTAAATATATTTGAACGCAGCCACGCACACAAACTCTGGAGTATAACATAAACTTTAGTATTTGGATTTGTGAAACTTTGACGTTTGCTGTAATGCAATTAAAAGTTACTTGTAAATGCAATTTTTCTCTGTAACAAAGACCTAACGATTAAAACAGTTATTCTGAACATTAACACATTGACAGGAATAAAACATGACCAGAAATAGGAATTGAGGGGAAGTCATTTAATTGAACAGCACCATGTGCACACACACCAAAAGATAAGTGCACTTTTTCAAAAGGAGTAACTGGTTTCTTTCCAGTGATATAATCTTCTAATACTAACTTCTAGGAAAGTGTCACAAAACTGCTTGAATATTCATTGTTTGTATAaccatgaaaaataaaaatttagtgtAAATATCAAATGGTGCAGCTCTCACTTAATTACAAGGCTAGATTGAGGTTGTGAACTCTAGAAAAAGTGTAATGCCTTCATGAAGAAGTGCTATTAATTTAATGCTAGCTTGTGGAAATTACCTGATGCTTGAGGAGATAATGTAATACCACAAAGAATGCGAAGAACTATCACTTGACACTGAGAAGGCAAGCAGTTCAAAAGCCCCAAAAGtcttaaaacaataatttctgAATGCATTGGGTTTCCATCCTTGTCAGCAGATGCTAATTCCCAATGCCCTGGCTTAGATACAATATTCGCAATTGTTGAAGCTGCTAATGACTTCAGCTCATGAGATGGATCCTCAGTATGAAATAAAACTTCTATAAGAGATGGAAGAACTGAAGACTCAATAAGGATAGTTGCATTGCCATCCAATCCTGACAAATTATACAATGCTTGCAGACTCGGTCCCCTTCCTTCTTGATGAAACAGAAGTTCAACAAATACTCGGGCACCTTGCCTTGCAATTTGTTCTTTACAGCTATTTGTCAAAGTCATCCTTCCCACCAGAGAAGCCATCTCTATCTTTACACCAACAGAACCTGCTCCCGAATttggaaaaattataaattataatttagtatattcAACCTTAAAAGTTACCAAAAACCGTGTTCAAACATCACCAGAAGTTTATTTTGTGGTGCTATATTTAACCGATAGAAAAGGATAAATATCCACAAAAAATCATTCAACtggtatatttttaataaataatcattagCATATACTCCATCGGGGACAAGCAGAAATGATACATACCATCACGTAACCGTGAAATCAATGGTCCAAATCTTCCAGCTGCTGCCAAACATTGAACATTATCCTCTACCCTCTCCATTAGCCTCAAGACTTCCTCAGCTAATTTTGACAAAGACGGATACTCCATATTTCCTGCTATACTTGAGAGAAGAACTAAAGCACCCTTTTCTGATGCTATTCTTGCACAACAATCTTCATCATTGCAGAATTCCAGTAATAACTTGGTAGCATATTCTCTCTCCTTCGTAGAGCTCC
Protein-coding sequences here:
- the LOC108343525 gene encoding U-box domain-containing protein 44 isoform X1, whose translation is MSIHYSPPSLPTLQSIRRSLSDISSPPPDHRPFDTPRRFAAFANRLSQLLLPPLPQSPPIHTALKGLAAELSKAAETLSVYNNGSKVLVLVHCKSLCSSLQDRAVAIAAWLALLASALPSGDSDDDFRKKVSDLARDMKLAQFRVSENEERVWCTLEKEGDGRDSSKAVQSGIVMDLARALGFDPGDRAEFFNQVKLFKGDPFRSQSVPERRVLVSLERILSNWSAEPVTVTPNWDFEIAEDAAAPVFPFKSFLCPLTKEVMRDPVVVLESSQAYERAAIEYWFERCIQDGRDPTCPVTGTVLKSLELKPNIGLAGAIEEWVGRVIDYQIKSSVQSLNEEPLSVDQVERALDHVYKVSEEHPSSRYIIRNAGVVQLIVTLLSNNSKTIGSRLRSKALTTLLSMAKDEESKKIMLERGITRLAVHSLIGSSTKEREYATKLLLEFCNDEDCCARIASEKGALVLLSSIAGNMEYPSLSKLAEEVLRLMERVEDNVQCLAAAGRFGPLISRLRDGSVGVKIEMASLVGRMTLTNSCKEQIARQGARVFVELLFHQEGRGPSLQALYNLSGLDGNATILIESSVLPSLIEVLFHTEDPSHELKSLAASTIANIVSKPGHWELASADKDGNPMHSEIIVLRLLGLLNCLPSQCQVIVLRILCGITLSPQASELVASHITSKGGFGTIIPFLEHLEVEHRVFAFKLTRLLSEWFSQYIANELRLSNKLTILKEKLLNNQSTSDERSDAAQILANISLSEDEIRTLLGGNFVEWTAVTLKNQLRVSNARSSQTAAGMQEGLIGLLLHFTRNLDQETLNIIRENHLMAIFCEQLDYSSKPKVKRLAAIGLKNLSEFGRSDTARDSKPPSSSGFCSSLVLVCGRASSQPSTCPIHNRPCHEDSQLCLLKSNCIKPLVNILNDSDTDVQLAAVDALSTLLLLDHTSRSFKRVVDELEHLGAVDALTTLFTEVRSEELREKTIWMIEKILRVEIISSRYALNHSLVRALVEAFKHGNTNTRKHAQDALTLLKQLSGVSGKTSSQTRIKR
- the LOC108343525 gene encoding U-box domain-containing protein 44 isoform X2; translation: MDLARALGFDPGDRAEFFNQVKLFKGDPFRSQSVPERRVLVSLERILSNWSAEPVTVTPNWDFEIAEDAAAPVFPFKSFLCPLTKEVMRDPVVVLESSQAYERAAIEYWFERCIQDGRDPTCPVTGTVLKSLELKPNIGLAGAIEEWVGRVIDYQIKSSVQSLNEEPLSVDQVERALDHVYKVSEEHPSSRYIIRNAGVVQLIVTLLSNNSKTIGSRLRSKALTTLLSMAKDEESKKIMLERGITRLAVHSLIGSSTKEREYATKLLLEFCNDEDCCARIASEKGALVLLSSIAGNMEYPSLSKLAEEVLRLMERVEDNVQCLAAAGRFGPLISRLRDGSVGVKIEMASLVGRMTLTNSCKEQIARQGARVFVELLFHQEGRGPSLQALYNLSGLDGNATILIESSVLPSLIEVLFHTEDPSHELKSLAASTIANIVSKPGHWELASADKDGNPMHSEIIVLRLLGLLNCLPSQCQVIVLRILCGITLSPQASELVASHITSKGGFGTIIPFLEHLEVEHRVFAFKLTRLLSEWFSQYIANELRLSNKLTILKEKLLNNQSTSDERSDAAQILANISLSEDEIRTLLGGNFVEWTAVTLKNQLRVSNARSSQTAAGMQEGLIGLLLHFTRNLDQETLNIIRENHLMAIFCEQLDYSSKPKVKRLAAIGLKNLSEFGRSDTARDSKPPSSSGFCSSLVLVCGRASSQPSTCPIHNRPCHEDSQLCLLKSNCIKPLVNILNDSDTDVQLAAVDALSTLLLLDHTSRSFKRVVDELEHLGAVDALTTLFTEVRSEELREKTIWMIEKILRVEIISSRYALNHSLVRALVEAFKHGNTNTRKHAQDALTLLKQLSGVSGKTSSQTRIKR